The following nucleotide sequence is from Pseudomonadota bacterium.
AGGCTGGCGTGGACATGATCCTCGTGGGCGACTCTCTCGGCATGGTGGTGCAGGGCCATGAGAGCACGATACCGGTCACCCTCGACGAGGTGATATACCACACGCGCTGCGCCTCGCGCGGGGCCTCCCGGGCCCTGGTGGTGGCCGACCTCCCGTTCATGAGCTACCAGGCCTCGACCACACAGGCCATGCTCGCCGCCGGCCGCGCGATGAAGGAGGGCGCCGCAGGGGCGGTGAAGCTCGAGGGCGGGCTCGAGATGGCAAAGGCGGTCTCGCTCATGACCGCCGCAGGGATCCCGGTCATGGCCCACATAGGCCTTCGGCCCCAGCGAATCCACGCCATGGGCGGATACAAAATACAGGGCCGCACGGCGGAGGACGCATCGCTACTCGTCGAGGAGGCGCGCTCCTTCGAGCGCGCCGGCGCATTCTCGCTCGTGCTCGAGGGGGTGGCCATGGAGACCGCAAAGGAGATAACCGGGTCGGTCGGCATCCCCACGATCGGCATAGGCTGCGGGCCGCACTGCGCAGGCCAGGTGCTCGTCATCTACGACATGCTGGGACTCAATCCCACCTTCAGCCCCACGTTCCTCAAGGTCTATGCCG
It contains:
- the panB gene encoding 3-methyl-2-oxobutanoate hydroxymethyltransferase translates to MSKIRITDIAKKYRRGERLTMLTAYDATIARLVDEAGVDMILVGDSLGMVVQGHESTIPVTLDEVIYHTRCASRGASRALVVADLPFMSYQASTTQAMLAAGRAMKEGAAGAVKLEGGLEMAKAVSLMTAAGIPVMAHIGLRPQRIHAMGGYKIQGRTAEDASLLVEEARSFERAGAFSLVLEGVAMETAKEITGSVGIPTIGIGCGPHCAGQVLVIYDMLGLNPTFSPTFLKVYADGHSVINSAVKDYIEDVRAGRFPTESHGFKRR